One genomic region from Marinobacter szutsaonensis encodes:
- a CDS encoding metalloregulator ArsR/SmtB family transcription factor — protein sequence MKRRVLFVCTANSARSLMAEALLRHMAGDRFEVASAGTEPAQPHPLAIQVLQEAGIPTDGLYSKSLAELQGQYWDYVITLCEKAARECSLVASGAQQIAWDFPDPAETNRHATFALTLKELKERIGLFTLVHQRETGLKQASYNPVTIFKAMGDELRLAALMLIKDQEKLCVCELTEAFEVSQPKVSRHLASLRDAGLLETERRGQWVYYYLNPGLPEWVARVLDETARNNVELIEQPLSRLQAMADRPVLQCP from the coding sequence ATGAAACGCCGTGTTTTGTTCGTCTGTACCGCCAACAGTGCCCGCTCCCTGATGGCAGAAGCCCTGCTTCGGCACATGGCCGGCGACCGGTTCGAGGTGGCCAGTGCCGGTACTGAGCCTGCGCAGCCCCATCCTCTGGCAATACAGGTATTGCAGGAGGCCGGCATTCCGACCGATGGGCTTTACAGCAAGTCACTGGCGGAGTTGCAGGGTCAATACTGGGATTATGTGATTACCCTGTGTGAAAAAGCCGCCCGGGAGTGCTCTTTGGTGGCTTCCGGAGCCCAGCAGATTGCGTGGGATTTTCCGGACCCGGCCGAAACTAACCGACACGCCACCTTTGCTCTGACCCTCAAGGAACTGAAAGAGCGCATCGGCCTGTTCACCCTGGTTCACCAGAGAGAAACCGGCCTGAAACAGGCCAGCTACAACCCGGTGACTATTTTCAAGGCGATGGGAGACGAGCTTCGCTTGGCCGCGCTGATGCTGATCAAGGACCAGGAAAAGCTGTGCGTGTGTGAGCTGACCGAGGCCTTTGAGGTATCCCAGCCAAAAGTCAGCCGCCATTTGGCCTCACTCCGGGATGCCGGCCTGCTGGAAACGGAGCGCCGGGGCCAGTGGGTTTATTATTACCTTAACCCGGGGTTGCCAGAATGGGTTGCGCGGGTTCTGGATGAAACCGCACGGAACAACGTGGAACTGATCGAACAGCCACTGTCACGACTACAGGCCATGGCGGATCGTCCGGTTTTGCAGTGCCCCTGA
- the arsH gene encoding arsenical resistance protein ArsH — translation MNTQDLPNIDSELFSVPTTGRLFEATPSSHPPRILLLYGSLRERSFSRLAVEEAARLLEAMGAKTRVFNPRGLPLADAEDASHPKVQELRDLVQWSEGMVWCSPERRGAMTGIMKTQIDWIPLSMGAVRPTQGKTLAVMQVCGGSQSFNAVNQLRVLGRWMRMVTIPNQSSVPKAFMEFDDNNRMKPSPYYDRIVDVMEELVKFTLLVRDRSEYLTDRYSERKESAEALSQRVNQRSI, via the coding sequence ATGAACACCCAAGACCTACCCAACATCGATTCGGAACTGTTCAGCGTCCCCACTACGGGCCGATTGTTTGAGGCAACGCCATCTTCACACCCGCCACGAATTCTGTTGCTGTATGGCTCCCTCCGTGAGCGCTCGTTCAGCCGCCTGGCAGTGGAAGAAGCGGCCCGGTTGCTGGAGGCCATGGGCGCGAAGACCCGGGTCTTCAATCCGCGCGGTCTGCCTCTGGCCGATGCCGAGGATGCGTCCCACCCCAAGGTTCAGGAGCTGCGCGATCTGGTGCAATGGAGTGAAGGGATGGTGTGGTGCTCGCCGGAACGGCGCGGAGCCATGACCGGCATCATGAAGACCCAGATCGACTGGATTCCTCTGTCCATGGGCGCGGTTCGGCCGACTCAGGGCAAGACTCTGGCCGTGATGCAGGTGTGCGGTGGCTCCCAGTCGTTCAATGCAGTCAACCAGTTGCGAGTTCTGGGCCGGTGGATGCGCATGGTCACCATTCCGAACCAGTCGTCGGTGCCCAAGGCGTTCATGGAATTCGACGACAACAACCGGATGAAGCCCTCGCCCTACTACGACCGCATCGTAGATGTCATGGAAGAACTGGTAAAATTCACCCTCCTGGTGCGGGACCGCAGTGAGTACCTGACCGACCGTTATTCCGAGCGCAAGGAAAGCGCGGAGGCATTGTCGCAGCGCGTGAACCAACGTTCCATTTAA
- the arsB gene encoding ACR3 family arsenite efflux transporter: protein MSSNELTAEASSGGMGIFERYLSVWVALAIVAGVALGQLAPSVPETLSRFEYAQVSIPIAILIWAMIFPMMAQINFSAVVGVRKEPKGLAITTTVNWLIKPFTMFAIAWFFLTVVFEPLISPQLAREYLAGAILLGAAPCTAMVFVWSYLTKGDAAYTLVQVSLNDIIMLFAFAPIVVFLLGISDIQVPWDTVLLSVVLYIVIPLTAGYLTRRTLVARHGQRWYDEVFMKRLGPVTPAALVVTLVLLFAFQGEVILNNPLHIALIAVPLIVQTFLIFFLAYGWARLWKVRHCIAAPGAMIGASNFFELAVAAAIALFGLQSGAALATVVGVLVEVPLMLVLVRIANKTKAHFPV from the coding sequence ATGAGCAGCAACGAACTGACCGCTGAAGCTTCATCCGGCGGCATGGGAATTTTCGAACGCTACCTGTCGGTATGGGTAGCACTGGCAATTGTGGCTGGAGTGGCCTTGGGGCAACTGGCCCCGTCAGTGCCGGAAACCCTGTCCCGGTTTGAATACGCCCAGGTGTCCATCCCGATTGCCATCCTGATCTGGGCGATGATTTTCCCGATGATGGCGCAGATCAATTTCAGTGCGGTGGTGGGCGTACGCAAAGAACCCAAAGGACTGGCCATCACCACTACCGTGAACTGGCTGATCAAGCCGTTCACCATGTTTGCCATTGCCTGGTTTTTCCTGACCGTGGTGTTCGAACCGCTGATCTCGCCACAACTGGCACGCGAATATCTGGCCGGCGCGATTCTGTTGGGAGCAGCGCCATGCACTGCCATGGTGTTTGTCTGGAGTTACCTGACCAAAGGCGATGCCGCCTACACCCTGGTTCAGGTGTCCCTGAACGACATCATCATGCTGTTTGCTTTCGCACCGATCGTGGTGTTCCTGCTTGGCATCTCTGACATCCAGGTGCCCTGGGATACGGTGCTGCTGTCGGTGGTGCTGTATATAGTCATTCCGCTTACCGCCGGCTACCTGACCCGACGCACCCTTGTTGCCCGCCATGGCCAGCGCTGGTACGACGAGGTATTCATGAAGCGGCTGGGACCGGTCACACCGGCGGCGCTGGTTGTCACTCTGGTACTGCTGTTCGCCTTCCAGGGTGAGGTGATCCTGAACAATCCGTTGCATATTGCGCTGATTGCCGTACCGCTGATCGTGCAGACCTTCCTGATCTTCTTCCTGGCCTATGGCTGGGCCCGGCTCTGGAAAGTGCGTCACTGCATTGCCGCACCCGGCGCCATGATTGGTGCCAGTAACTTCTTCGAGCTCGCGGTCGCTGCGGCGATCGCCCTGTTCGGCCTGCAGTCCGGGGCTGCACTGGCCACGGTGGTCGGAGTGCTGGTAGAGGTGCCACTGATGCTGGTTCTGGTGCGCATCGCCAATAAAACTAAGGCTCACTTTCCCGTCTAG
- a CDS encoding arsenate reductase (azurin) small subunit yields MKLSRRRFLAFTGTTAAGSAALGGSLIFNPAYAAEGSQQPGKVMLDYPKTTISKAGDLKVGQPVSFNYPDASSPCTLVKTGRKTQGGVGPDEDVVAYSVMCTHMGCPVSYSAEERTFKCPCHFSVFDSELNGQMVSGQATENLPRILLSYRDSDDSIEAVGVDGLIYGRQSNLLPGA; encoded by the coding sequence ATGAAACTGTCAAGAAGGCGGTTCCTTGCCTTTACAGGTACAACCGCAGCCGGCTCTGCGGCACTTGGCGGCAGCCTGATTTTCAACCCGGCGTACGCCGCTGAAGGCAGCCAGCAACCCGGAAAGGTGATGCTGGACTACCCCAAAACCACGATCAGCAAAGCCGGAGACTTGAAAGTGGGTCAGCCGGTTTCCTTTAACTATCCGGATGCCTCCTCACCCTGCACCCTGGTGAAAACCGGTCGCAAAACCCAGGGCGGCGTGGGCCCGGACGAGGATGTTGTCGCTTACAGCGTTATGTGCACCCACATGGGGTGTCCGGTGTCGTATTCGGCCGAGGAGCGCACCTTCAAGTGTCCATGCCATTTCAGTGTGTTCGATTCCGAACTCAATGGCCAGATGGTCTCCGGCCAGGCAACGGAAAACCTGCCCCGGATTCTCCTGAGTTACCGGGATTCGGATGATTCCATTGAAGCGGTTGGTGTGGACGGCCTGATTTATGGCCGCCAGTCCAATCTTCTGCCGGGCGCCTGA